A stretch of the Desulfobacter sp. genome encodes the following:
- a CDS encoding 4Fe-4S binding protein: protein MAYTISDACIGCRACALICPATAISGEKKQLHFIDGQACIECGACGRVCPSGAVTDEFGLVLERIPKKEWERPYFDLSACLSCTVCLDTCPTGALTQERQKVGSTHLFPCLENEKLCIACGFCVQDCPVDAVTMGARQSAPPKEPVKAG from the coding sequence ATGGCTTATACGATTTCAGATGCCTGCATCGGGTGCAGGGCCTGCGCTCTTATCTGTCCTGCAACTGCCATATCAGGAGAAAAAAAACAATTACATTTCATTGACGGCCAGGCCTGTATTGAATGCGGGGCCTGCGGCAGGGTCTGCCCGTCAGGCGCCGTAACCGACGAGTTCGGACTGGTCCTGGAACGCATCCCCAAAAAAGAGTGGGAACGGCCCTATTTTGACCTGTCCGCCTGCCTTTCCTGCACTGTCTGCCTGGACACCTGTCCCACCGGTGCATTGACCCAGGAAAGACAAAAGGTGGGCTCCACCCATCTGTTTCCCTGTCTTGAAAATGAAAAATTATGTATTGCCTGCGGGTTCTGCGTCCAGGACTGCCCAGTGGATGCGGTCACCATGGGCGCAAGGCAGTCTGCCCCTCCCAAAGAACCTGTAAAGGCAGGGTAA
- a CDS encoding TetR/AcrR family transcriptional regulator — protein MAKTAKGTGKNNRQKILDTAMAMIGKKGIDNTSLAQISKASGLSKGTLYYYYASKNDLIFDIADIHMERITATLFHMIDTTSQVTWEKLLTAFFTTLLTSETRSRLHLYLVREAVSGNEELKLIFQSTYAQWFSMVDDAYDKMAGPKIDVAAKAKLLVAVVDGFILQTLLGADKTQIKDIVRLMLKVIVE, from the coding sequence ATGGCAAAAACAGCAAAAGGCACAGGCAAGAACAACCGCCAGAAAATCCTGGACACGGCCATGGCCATGATCGGGAAAAAAGGGATAGACAACACCAGTCTGGCCCAGATATCCAAGGCTTCAGGGCTGAGCAAGGGCACGCTTTACTATTATTATGCCAGCAAAAATGACCTCATATTCGACATTGCCGACATCCATATGGAGCGGATCACAGCCACCTTGTTCCATATGATTGATACAACATCCCAGGTGACCTGGGAAAAACTGCTCACCGCCTTTTTCACCACCCTTTTAACCTCTGAGACCAGAAGCAGGCTTCATCTCTATCTGGTCAGGGAGGCGGTGTCAGGCAATGAAGAGCTCAAACTCATATTTCAGTCCACCTATGCGCAATGGTTTTCCATGGTGGATGATGCCTACGATAAAATGGCCGGACCCAAAATAGATGTGGCGGCCAAGGCAAAACTCCTGGTGGCTGTGGTGGACGGATTTATTCTACAAACCCTTCTCGGGGCGGACAAGACCCAAATCAAGGATATTGTCCGCCTCATGCTCAAGGTGATCGTGGAATAG
- a CDS encoding ATP-binding cassette domain-containing protein: protein MICLSNISKTFNPGAPGEKTVIQDLNLRVEPGDFLTIIGSNGAGKTTLFNLISGAMLPSSGEIKIKDRDVTSLPEYKRARLIGRIFQDPLAGTASNMTLEDNMMITSKKGFKWPRISLTRAMRNRFQAKVKVLNMGLEARMKENVSSLSGGQRQALTLLMTVLSGPDILLLDEHTAALDPRNAAMVMDQTTRFIEEGNLTSLMITHNMGHAIEFGNRLIMMDSGQIIIDVKGDEKKALTKEKLIQMFTEIKKQDFQTDEVLLTH from the coding sequence ATGATCTGTCTATCCAATATATCAAAGACCTTTAACCCGGGGGCTCCTGGCGAAAAAACCGTGATACAGGATTTGAACCTCAGGGTTGAGCCCGGAGATTTTCTCACCATCATCGGCAGTAACGGGGCCGGGAAAACCACCCTGTTCAACCTGATTTCAGGTGCCATGCTCCCAAGCTCAGGAGAGATTAAGATCAAAGACAGGGATGTCACATCCCTGCCTGAATACAAAAGGGCGCGGCTCATCGGCCGTATTTTTCAGGACCCCCTGGCAGGAACCGCCTCCAACATGACCCTGGAGGATAATATGATGATTACCTCTAAAAAAGGGTTTAAATGGCCGCGAATCAGCCTGACCCGGGCCATGAGAAACAGGTTCCAGGCGAAGGTAAAAGTGTTGAACATGGGGCTTGAGGCCAGGATGAAGGAAAATGTCTCTTCCCTTTCAGGGGGCCAGCGTCAGGCCTTAACCCTTTTGATGACCGTGCTGTCCGGGCCTGATATTCTGCTTCTTGACGAGCATACCGCTGCCCTGGATCCGAGAAATGCGGCCATGGTTATGGACCAGACCACCCGGTTCATTGAAGAGGGGAATCTGACCAGCCTCATGATCACCCATAACATGGGCCATGCCATTGAATTCGGCAATCGGTTGATCATGATGGACAGCGGTCAGATCATCATTGATGTCAAAGGGGATGAGAAAAAAGCGCTGACCAAGGAAAAATTAATCCAGATGTTCACCGAGATTAAAAAACAGGATTTTCAGACCGATGAAGTCCTGTTGACCCACTAA
- a CDS encoding ABC transporter permease — MIEGIFVEGLIYSIMALGVFFTFRVLDFPDLTVDGSFPMGAVIMAACLHSGISPVAGLVYAFGGGVLAGFVTAAIHNKFKVPHLLAGILTMTMLYSVNIRILSNRANLPLLRVDTLLTWVHKVSFGIMAPEYATLIFFVLVVFALKFILDIFFTTDMGLVFGALGDNEQMVRVQGVNPATLKLVGVGISNGLVALSGAFAAQYQGFADVNLGQGIVVSGLASVMLGEFLLKSNRISILTLRVILGAILFKAIMYLGRYYGYYINMTPNDLKLITGLLILVSLGLANFKRLKAKERS, encoded by the coding sequence ATGATTGAAGGTATTTTTGTAGAAGGACTGATCTATTCGATCATGGCCCTGGGCGTGTTTTTTACGTTCAGGGTTCTTGATTTTCCTGACCTGACCGTTGACGGGTCCTTTCCCATGGGCGCGGTGATCATGGCCGCCTGCCTTCATTCGGGGATTAGCCCGGTTGCAGGTCTTGTCTATGCTTTTGGCGGCGGGGTTTTGGCCGGTTTTGTCACGGCCGCCATCCACAATAAGTTCAAGGTTCCCCATCTTTTGGCCGGTATTTTAACCATGACCATGCTCTATTCGGTGAATATCAGGATTTTGTCCAACCGGGCCAATTTGCCGTTGCTCCGGGTGGATACCCTGCTGACCTGGGTTCACAAGGTGAGCTTTGGGATCATGGCACCGGAATATGCCACCCTGATCTTTTTTGTCCTGGTGGTCTTTGCCTTGAAATTTATTTTGGATATCTTTTTTACCACAGACATGGGACTGGTGTTCGGGGCCTTGGGCGATAACGAGCAGATGGTCCGGGTCCAGGGGGTAAATCCAGCCACCCTCAAGCTCGTCGGGGTGGGGATTTCCAACGGTCTGGTGGCCCTGTCCGGCGCCTTTGCCGCACAATACCAGGGATTTGCAGATGTAAACCTGGGCCAGGGCATTGTGGTGTCAGGGCTTGCCTCTGTGATGCTGGGAGAATTTTTGCTCAAGTCCAACCGCATCAGTATTCTGACCCTGAGGGTGATCCTCGGGGCGATCCTGTTCAAGGCCATTATGTATTTGGGCCGGTATTACGGGTATTATATCAACATGACCCCCAATGATCTCAAGCTTATCACAGGCCTTTTGATTCTCGTTTCTCTGGGCCTTGCAAATTTTAAACGGCTAAAGGCAAAGGAGAGGTCATGA
- a CDS encoding ABC transporter substrate-binding protein produces MKKISYFTMAALMVTWMFMAGVQAEKKVFVGISKIVAHPALDALEKGVQDGIKEDFPNARFDLQNANGEMSTAASIAKKFKAEKVDIAVGIATPTAQALVNTIKDRPVLFCAVTDPEGAGLVGSVEKGEKGVTGTSDMTPVKEQIQLLNTIKPLKTLGHVYCSGEANAVALAVIAKRVCKEMGIEFIETTVTNSSEVKQAVQTIAPRVDGIYLSNDNTIFSALAAVTAVAMKHKIPVMSADPSSAETNDVLAAWGFDYYKMGKVTGRLAADILNGAKPVDIPTIYMTEPSDVDLLINLDVAARLGLVFPEDIIATANKVIKNGKLVSK; encoded by the coding sequence ATGAAAAAAATATCTTATTTTACCATGGCAGCCCTTATGGTGACCTGGATGTTTATGGCCGGAGTTCAGGCTGAAAAAAAAGTCTTTGTCGGGATTTCCAAGATTGTGGCCCATCCGGCCCTTGATGCCCTGGAAAAAGGGGTGCAGGACGGGATCAAAGAAGATTTTCCCAATGCCCGGTTTGATCTTCAGAATGCCAACGGGGAAATGTCCACTGCCGCTTCCATTGCCAAGAAATTCAAGGCAGAAAAAGTAGACATTGCCGTGGGCATTGCCACTCCCACCGCCCAGGCCCTGGTCAATACCATCAAGGACAGGCCCGTTTTATTTTGTGCGGTGACTGATCCTGAGGGGGCAGGCCTTGTGGGATCGGTTGAAAAAGGGGAAAAGGGGGTGACCGGCACCTCAGACATGACCCCGGTCAAAGAGCAGATTCAGCTGCTCAACACGATTAAACCCTTAAAAACCCTGGGTCATGTCTATTGTTCCGGTGAGGCCAATGCCGTTGCCCTGGCTGTGATTGCCAAACGGGTCTGCAAAGAGATGGGTATTGAATTTATTGAAACCACGGTGACCAATTCTTCGGAAGTCAAACAGGCGGTCCAGACCATTGCCCCCAGGGTAGACGGGATCTATTTGAGCAATGATAATACGATTTTCTCCGCCCTTGCAGCGGTGACTGCCGTTGCCATGAAGCATAAAATTCCGGTCATGTCTGCGGATCCCTCTTCTGCTGAAACCAACGATGTCCTTGCGGCCTGGGGATTTGACTACTACAAGATGGGAAAGGTCACCGGCAGGCTTGCCGCAGATATTCTCAACGGGGCCAAACCGGTTGATATCCCAACGATATACATGACCGAGCCCTCTGACGTGGATCTGCTCATCAACTTGGATGTGGCTGCCAGGCTCGGGCTTGTTTTTCCTGAAGATATTATTGCCACGGCCAATAAAGTGATCAAAAACGGAAAATTGGTATCAAAATAA
- a CDS encoding mechanosensitive ion channel → MDFFKNLDINQMVELVSYWVTTYSVKIVAALLIFFIGKWLSRKITRLATTLLEKNRVDITLVKFLESILYYTLLVVVVIAAAGQLGINTTSFLTIVGAAGLAVGLALKDSLSNFASGVMLILFRPYRVGDFVDIAGVSGNVVSIALFTTTLNTVDNKQVIVPNASITTNVITNVTANDTRRVDLVIGIGYDDDIKKAKEILHQIVCEEERVLKEPKTNIAVSELGDSSVNFVVRPWVKTADYWNVYFDLTEKIKMVFDQQGINIPYPQQDVHLYTQKTE, encoded by the coding sequence ATGGATTTTTTTAAGAATTTGGACATAAACCAGATGGTTGAACTGGTTAGCTATTGGGTCACCACCTATTCTGTGAAAATTGTGGCTGCCCTGCTCATCTTTTTTATCGGGAAATGGCTGTCCAGGAAAATTACCCGGCTTGCGACCACCCTGCTTGAAAAGAACCGGGTGGATATCACCCTGGTTAAATTTTTAGAAAGCATCCTCTATTACACCCTTTTGGTGGTTGTGGTCATTGCCGCAGCAGGACAGCTGGGCATTAACACCACCTCCTTTTTAACCATTGTGGGTGCGGCAGGACTTGCCGTGGGTCTGGCCTTAAAAGATTCCCTTTCCAATTTTGCCTCCGGGGTCATGCTTATTTTATTTCGTCCCTATCGGGTGGGGGATTTTGTGGATATCGCGGGCGTGTCAGGTAATGTGGTCTCCATTGCTCTTTTTACCACCACCTTGAATACCGTGGACAATAAACAGGTGATTGTCCCCAATGCAAGTATCACCACCAATGTGATCACCAATGTCACGGCCAATGATACAAGACGGGTGGATCTGGTCATCGGGATCGGGTATGATGACGATATTAAAAAGGCCAAAGAGATTCTTCACCAGATCGTTTGTGAAGAAGAAAGAGTGTTAAAAGAACCAAAGACCAATATTGCCGTATCCGAGCTTGGCGATTCCAGCGTGAATTTTGTTGTCAGGCCCTGGGTTAAAACCGCTGACTATTGGAATGTCTATTTTGACCTGACCGAAAAGATTAAAATGGTCTTTGATCAACAGGGTATTAACATTCCCTATCCCCAGCAGGATGTTCATCTGTATACCCAAAAAACCGAATAA
- a CDS encoding enoyl-CoA hydratase/isomerase family protein — translation MTQSSDTPPFEFIVQDHIGVLTLNRASTYNAFDHSMVKAFETFLQERRYDEDTRVIILSGGDAKGFCAGLDTKTYAPEIFKMSPVQAYNAQVRMSRLFLGMRQIPQPIIACVHGAAAGIGFSLAMASDIRILAQDARFSAAYINIGLGGADMASSYFLPRLIGAGRAYEYLLTGNWMDADTALDLGFASLVVEKENMMSQAVDLAKIMTQKNPMGIRMTKEAINVSLDCLGLEAALNMEDRNQIMMSYTYRMS, via the coding sequence ATGACCCAATCTTCTGATACCCCGCCGTTTGAATTCATTGTCCAGGACCATATTGGTGTGCTCACCCTGAACCGCGCCTCTACCTATAATGCCTTTGATCATTCCATGGTAAAGGCCTTTGAGACCTTTCTTCAGGAACGGCGTTATGATGAGGATACCCGGGTGATTATCCTTTCCGGCGGAGATGCCAAAGGATTCTGTGCAGGCCTGGATACCAAAACATATGCCCCTGAAATTTTTAAGATGAGTCCTGTCCAGGCCTATAATGCACAGGTCCGCATGAGCCGGCTGTTTTTGGGCATGCGCCAGATACCCCAGCCCATTATTGCCTGTGTCCACGGGGCAGCCGCCGGTATTGGATTTTCCCTGGCCATGGCCTCGGATATCCGGATACTGGCCCAGGATGCCCGGTTTTCTGCGGCCTATATCAATATCGGCCTGGGGGGGGCGGACATGGCCTCATCCTATTTTCTGCCCCGGCTCATCGGGGCGGGACGGGCCTACGAATACCTGCTCACCGGCAATTGGATGGATGCCGATACCGCCCTTGATCTGGGGTTTGCATCCCTGGTGGTGGAAAAGGAAAATATGATGTCCCAGGCTGTTGACCTGGCCAAAATTATGACTCAAAAAAACCCCATGGGCATCCGCATGACCAAAGAGGCCATCAATGTCAGCCTGGACTGCCTCGGACTTGAGGCTGCCTTGAACATGGAAGATAGGAACCAGATCATGATGTCTTATACCTATCGGATGAGTTAG
- a CDS encoding acyl-CoA dehydrogenase C-terminal domain-containing protein, with protein MENGRCLELLKQEMADAFLADASLFLEMFGIMVIGWQWLTMATAASQAFFQGSPKKKEKTFLEGKYVTAQYFFTYELPKIKGLEAALKKSCQMTFEMKDHCFTD; from the coding sequence ATGGAAAACGGCCGCTGCCTTGAGCTGCTCAAACAGGAGATGGCTGATGCATTTTTGGCCGATGCCAGCCTTTTTCTGGAAATGTTCGGGATCATGGTCATTGGATGGCAGTGGCTGACCATGGCCACAGCCGCATCCCAGGCGTTTTTTCAGGGCAGTCCCAAGAAAAAGGAAAAAACCTTTCTTGAGGGTAAATATGTGACGGCCCAGTATTTTTTCACCTATGAGTTGCCCAAGATTAAGGGCCTGGAAGCCGCCTTGAAAAAGAGCTGCCAGATGACCTTTGAGATGAAAGACCATTGTTTTACAGATTAA
- a CDS encoding acyl-CoA dehydrogenase family protein — protein sequence MTDKFMSMQNLKFTLGSRQSRFREGDILNGHTPKTMDMVFKAALDIGVKVMHPMFEEMDKNPPCLENGRVKVHAGVRPMLALLGQDGWISATFPEQWDGEDMPASLLHCINFIFATANYSASVYAGLTIGAAKLILSFGDEALKKKFLPKMLAGQVQGTMALTEPEAGTSLGDLAATATPFKEGIYKIVGEKIFISAGDHDGADNVVHLMLARIDGAKPGVRGISLFAVPKFREEAGDTVFNDVIVTQVFHKLGYRGAPITGLKFGEKDDCLGYLVGDPHKGLSYMFQMMNNARLEVGMGATAIATAAYNSALEYARTRCQGRAVTAAKDSDPVPIIQHSDVRRMLLFQRAVTEGSLALILHCGMYEDIYSKDPEQKDCHLLLELLTPVAKTYPSEMGVFSTSAAIQCFGGYGYCDDFPVEQHFRDMRIHPIHEGTTGIQAMDLLGRKLGAFPFSRLYRWHWIVHVCHLLQAVPTPCFIK from the coding sequence ATGACTGATAAGTTTATGAGCATGCAGAACCTCAAGTTTACCTTGGGTTCCCGCCAAAGCAGATTTAGAGAAGGAGATATTTTAAACGGCCATACCCCGAAAACCATGGATATGGTGTTCAAGGCCGCCCTGGATATCGGTGTTAAGGTCATGCACCCCATGTTTGAAGAGATGGATAAAAATCCCCCGTGTCTGGAAAATGGCCGGGTAAAGGTCCATGCCGGGGTCCGGCCCATGTTGGCACTTTTAGGTCAGGACGGGTGGATATCCGCCACCTTTCCCGAACAATGGGACGGGGAGGATATGCCGGCCTCATTGCTTCATTGTATCAATTTTATCTTTGCCACGGCCAATTATTCAGCCTCGGTCTATGCCGGACTGACCATTGGGGCGGCCAAGCTGATTTTAAGTTTCGGAGATGAAGCGCTGAAGAAAAAATTTCTGCCCAAAATGCTGGCAGGTCAAGTCCAGGGCACCATGGCCCTGACCGAGCCTGAAGCCGGGACGTCCCTGGGGGACCTGGCGGCCACAGCTACCCCTTTTAAAGAGGGGATCTATAAAATTGTGGGGGAGAAAATCTTTATTTCAGCCGGGGATCATGACGGGGCGGACAATGTGGTTCATCTCATGCTGGCCCGGATTGACGGTGCCAAACCAGGGGTGCGGGGGATTTCTCTTTTTGCCGTGCCCAAGTTCCGGGAAGAAGCGGGTGATACTGTGTTCAACGATGTGATTGTAACCCAGGTCTTTCATAAGTTGGGCTACCGAGGGGCCCCCATCACGGGTTTGAAATTTGGAGAAAAAGACGACTGCCTCGGGTATCTGGTGGGAGACCCCCACAAGGGGCTTTCCTATATGTTCCAGATGATGAACAACGCAAGGCTTGAGGTGGGAATGGGGGCCACAGCCATTGCCACGGCCGCCTATAATTCTGCCCTGGAATATGCCCGAACCCGATGCCAGGGAAGAGCGGTCACAGCTGCTAAGGATTCGGATCCCGTGCCCATTATCCAGCATTCGGACGTGAGGCGGATGCTGCTCTTCCAGCGGGCCGTTACCGAAGGATCCCTGGCCCTGATTCTCCACTGCGGGATGTACGAGGATATTTATTCAAAAGACCCTGAACAAAAGGACTGCCACCTGCTCTTGGAGCTGCTCACCCCGGTGGCCAAAACCTATCCTTCTGAAATGGGTGTCTTTTCCACCTCTGCCGCCATCCAGTGTTTCGGGGGATACGGGTATTGCGATGATTTTCCCGTGGAGCAGCATTTTCGGGATATGCGCATCCACCCTATCCATGAAGGCACCACCGGCATCCAGGCCATGGATCTGCTGGGCCGGAAACTGGGCGCATTCCCATTTTCCCGGTTATACCGCTGGCACTGGATTGTGCATGTTTGCCATCTGCTTCAGGCAGTTCCAACGCCCTGCTTTATAAAATGA
- a CDS encoding 3-hydroxyacyl-CoA dehydrogenase: MSQRRNPKFQKVVILGGGTMGVQIGLQSAASGFDVSIFDPFESALESAQKRMPDLAQRLVRANRITPDQAKQGLARIHFTSDPETAGKNADFINESVPEDPRIKQEVFSLFNPICPEHTIFTTNTSTLVPSMISEATGRPDRFCALHFHDLQTTNVVDIMPHPGTSSETLGAVRDFCTAIDQFPIELKKEQHGYVFNTMLSEWMGSALTLAARQVADVRDIDRAWMGIMRTLVGPFGIMDSIGLGTVYQVTDYWAKKKKDPQGQRNAAFLKSYVDRGELGIKTKKGFYTYPHPEFMDPEFLKGIK, translated from the coding sequence ATGTCTCAACGCCGTAATCCAAAGTTTCAAAAGGTGGTGATTCTGGGCGGGGGAACCATGGGGGTACAGATCGGCCTTCAATCTGCGGCATCCGGATTTGATGTCTCTATTTTTGACCCCTTTGAATCTGCCCTTGAATCTGCTCAAAAACGGATGCCCGACCTTGCCCAACGGCTTGTCCGGGCAAACAGGATCACCCCGGACCAGGCTAAGCAGGGTCTGGCACGGATTCATTTTACATCTGATCCTGAAACTGCAGGAAAAAATGCGGATTTCATCAATGAATCCGTGCCCGAAGACCCCAGGATCAAACAGGAGGTCTTTTCTTTATTTAACCCCATCTGCCCTGAGCACACCATTTTCACCACCAACACCTCCACCCTTGTGCCCTCGATGATCTCTGAGGCCACAGGACGGCCGGATAGGTTCTGCGCACTGCATTTCCATGACCTTCAGACCACCAATGTGGTGGATATCATGCCCCATCCGGGCACCTCTTCTGAAACCCTTGGGGCGGTGAGAGATTTTTGTACGGCCATTGATCAATTCCCCATTGAATTGAAAAAAGAGCAGCACGGGTATGTGTTCAATACCATGCTTTCCGAATGGATGGGATCTGCCCTGACCCTGGCCGCAAGGCAGGTGGCGGATGTAAGGGATATTGACCGGGCCTGGATGGGCATCATGAGAACCCTGGTGGGTCCCTTTGGAATTATGGACTCCATCGGCCTTGGCACGGTCTATCAGGTGACAGATTATTGGGCCAAAAAGAAAAAAGATCCCCAGGGGCAGCGCAATGCAGCCTTTCTTAAATCCTATGTGGACAGAGGGGAGCTTGGGATTAAAACTAAAAAAGGATTTTATACCTATCCCCACCCGGAATTTATGGATCCTGAATTTTTAAAGGGAATTAAATAG
- a CDS encoding SDR family oxidoreductase: MKEFDLSSKVAVITGASRGIGLAVAKKMAECGARCILVSRRPENLETAAREILDAGHKAEAMACHTGYPDQIKALYESIMEKYGRLDILVNNAATNPHFGEMITADEGFWDKTLDVNIKGPFFMVKYAVPLMENGGAIVNVSSINAVRPGLFQGVYSATKAALVNMTKTLARELAPKGIRVNALLPGLTDTKFASAIIGSEEICQHALAQIPMGRYAQPSEMAGTVLYLVSDAASYTTGACIISDGGMLI, from the coding sequence ATGAAAGAATTTGATTTAAGTTCAAAAGTTGCCGTGATTACAGGGGCTAGCCGGGGTATCGGCCTGGCCGTTGCCAAAAAAATGGCCGAGTGCGGGGCCCGCTGCATCCTGGTGAGCCGACGGCCGGAAAATCTTGAGACTGCAGCCCGGGAGATTCTGGACGCCGGCCATAAGGCCGAGGCCATGGCCTGTCATACCGGCTACCCAGACCAGATCAAGGCACTTTACGAGAGTATCATGGAAAAATACGGCCGGTTGGATATCCTGGTGAACAATGCTGCCACCAACCCCCATTTTGGAGAGATGATCACGGCCGATGAGGGCTTTTGGGACAAAACCCTGGACGTGAATATCAAAGGCCCCTTTTTTATGGTCAAGTATGCGGTTCCCCTCATGGAAAACGGGGGCGCCATTGTGAATGTATCTTCAATCAATGCGGTGCGTCCCGGTCTTTTCCAGGGGGTGTATTCCGCCACCAAGGCTGCCCTTGTCAACATGACCAAGACCTTGGCCCGGGAACTTGCCCCCAAGGGGATTCGGGTGAATGCGCTATTGCCGGGACTGACAGATACCAAATTTGCCTCGGCCATTATCGGGTCTGAAGAAATCTGCCAGCATGCCCTGGCCCAGATTCCCATGGGCCGATATGCCCAGCCTTCGGAAATGGCCGGAACCGTTCTTTACCTGGTCTCTGATGCGGCTTCCTATACCACCGGTGCATGTATCATTTCTGACGGGGGCATGCTAATTTAA
- a CDS encoding phosphotransferase family protein has translation MTQNSEHSRKMEISQFPSGFSNLTYMIRAGNREMVLRRPPIGAKVDKGHDMAREFNLLSALFPVFPRCPRPLAYCDDVSLIGAPFFVMEKLSGIILRKDLPPGLCFSPQGAGILCENFIDTLVEIHSIDMAATGLLSIGKPAGYVKRQVEGWSRRYQKAVTQDAPDCEFLMAWLARHMPEDTDSPVMVHNDYKLDNLVLDPDQPREITGILDWEMATYGDPLMDLGNSLAYWVEQDDPQEMQMMRTMPTHIPGALTRQQIIERYSQKTGRDVSQFDYYYCFGLFRLAVIAQQIYHRYFNGLTRNKRFAMLIFGVHALEKKALSIVENSRI, from the coding sequence GTGACACAGAATTCTGAACATTCCCGAAAAATGGAAATTTCCCAGTTTCCCAGCGGGTTTTCCAATCTCACCTATATGATCCGGGCAGGGAATCGGGAAATGGTGCTCCGACGACCTCCCATCGGGGCCAAGGTGGACAAGGGCCATGATATGGCCCGGGAATTCAACCTGCTTTCAGCTCTTTTCCCGGTCTTTCCCCGATGCCCCAGACCCCTGGCCTATTGCGATGATGTTTCCCTGATCGGCGCGCCTTTTTTTGTCATGGAAAAATTATCAGGTATTATCCTGAGAAAGGACCTGCCCCCGGGCCTTTGTTTTTCACCCCAAGGGGCCGGAATCCTCTGCGAAAATTTTATCGACACTCTGGTGGAAATTCATTCCATAGACATGGCGGCCACAGGTCTTTTATCCATTGGTAAACCTGCCGGCTATGTCAAACGCCAGGTTGAGGGGTGGAGCCGTCGGTACCAAAAAGCTGTGACCCAAGATGCCCCGGACTGCGAATTTCTCATGGCCTGGCTGGCCCGGCATATGCCCGAAGATACAGACTCTCCTGTCATGGTTCACAATGATTATAAATTGGATAACCTGGTGCTCGATCCGGACCAGCCCCGGGAAATTACGGGGATATTAGACTGGGAAATGGCCACTTACGGGGATCCGCTCATGGATCTTGGCAATAGTCTTGCCTATTGGGTGGAGCAGGATGATCCCCAGGAGATGCAGATGATGCGGACCATGCCCACCCACATCCCCGGCGCCCTGACCCGTCAGCAGATCATTGAGCGCTACAGCCAAAAGACCGGGCGGGACGTGAGCCAATTTGACTATTATTATTGTTTCGGTCTTTTTCGCCTGGCAGTGATTGCCCAGCAGATTTACCATCGGTATTTTAACGGTCTGACCCGGAACAAGCGGTTTGCCATGCTTATTTTCGGGGTTCACGCCCTGGAAAAAAAAGCCCTGTCCATTGTTGAAAATTCAAGGATTTAA